CTGGAAGCTCTaccctggtgctgggagaggggtggggcgagggggcccgtggggagggggaagggcaggggggctTGGGGTCCGGGGGGCTCACGTCAGCTCCTGCAGTTTGATGCTTTTCTCCTGCTCCTCGCTCTTGAGCTTCTCGTGGGCGCTGCGGAGCTGCTCCaactccagctgcagcttctggTTCAGGCTGCGGCAGGGCAGAGACGGCATCAGCGCGGGGGCCCCCCACTGccacctcccgccccaccccaggacccctcTCCTCCCCCGGGGCCGCGGCCGGTCACTCACTCCTGCAGCTCGTCGATGACCTTCTGCTTCTGGTTGATCTCGTCCCGCAGCCGCGCCAGCTGCTTGTGCTGGGCCTCGcggtgcccctccagctgcacctcCAGGGCCCTCTGCGCGAGAGGCTGTTAGTGTCGGACCCCCGCCCGggaacctgcccctgcccctgccccagtggagcccctgccctgccctgccagggcccccagagcacccgGCCCTGCAGGGACCCTCACCCCCTGCAAGGGGTCCCAGAGAGCTCAGCCagtctcccacctccaccccacaccgGGCTGCCCATCCCCCCCAAGACCCCTGCCCTCCGGATCCCCCAGTCTGCGCCTGGGCGAGCGGGGCAGGATCcagccacacacagagcagctgggggggcgggtcaGAGGAAGGTGGcgcctcccagcacccacagccctgccctgccccccgcccccccaccttgACCTCCTCAGCGTCCTGGATCAGGTCCTGCTCCTTGTCCTTGTGGGCCGCCTCGTGCACTGtctctgcagggccaggagcagagcgtaagggaggcccagaactgccccccacagccccccacaaccccctgcccgggggggagcccagaaccgcaccccactgcccccccacagccccctgctggggggagGCTCCCCACACGCACCTTGGGCCTGCAGCTTGGCCAGCTCCTCGCTGAGCGCGTCGTACGACTCCTCCAGGTGCCGCTTCTTCAGCTCCACACTCTGCATGTACTCGGTGAGCGACCGGATCTTGGCCTCGTGCTGTGGGgacagcccccccgccacccccagttCACAGgctgccccacagccacagccccaggcccatcacacccagctcctcagccccggcccccagcacaccctgcccctgtTTAAGGAGGCCcggccccacagctccagccccgtcacccagcccctgccgccccagcctaccccacagccctggccccggCTCCAAACCTTGGTCAGGAACAAGCCACACATTCCCTGCCCACGccccccagcacaccctgccccacaccacgGCCCCAGTACGCCCTGACGCCTGGCCAAGGACCCACTGCCGCGGGCCGGGCCACAACATACGCAGCCCCACGGCCACGGCCCCAGCCCCTATTCTGTAGGCCCCTGCGGCCCAGCCCATCAGTTGAacacccaacccctgccccacggccccccgTGAGGCACCAGCCCACAATGGAACAGGCCATTGTGAACCTGCAGTGCCCAGacggcagccccagcctccttccTCCCCTTGCTTCTGCCCCCTCCACCGTAAGCCTCCGCTCCCACACcggccccccaccttcccatgaaGGCTCCgctcccacacctgctccctccaccttcccatgagCCTCCGCTCCCACACCTGcactcctccaccttcccatgagcctccactcccacacctgctccctccaccttcccatgagCCTCcgctcccacacctgcccctcaccTGGGAGataagcagctggcaggcagccagctcccGGCTCGTCACGGCCATCTTGCGCTGGCACTCGACCTGCagcgcctccagctggcggcagcGTTTCACCACCGCCTTCACCTCCGCCTTGATCTTGCTGATGTAGAGTCGGGCGACCGTGAACTCCTCCTCGATGGCGCCGCTGATCTCcaccggctgggggagggggaggtgagggccgtcctcccaccccttccccgaccacccccccgcccagccccccccagaccatgtcccctcccccacccagccccccgaTCATCCTCCTTCCACCCaatcagccctcccctcccccagccagatcGTCCCCCTCCCTTCGCTGACCCcatcccccctcccgccccacccccgctcaCCAGCTTGATCTCCCCGTTGCCCACGATGACGCTGAACTCGCTCAGGTCCTTCATGAGGCCGTTAAGCACCTCGGCCCCGCGCTTCCGCTGCCGGGCGCTGAGCTCCTGCAGGCGCTGCAGCTCCGACTCCAGGGCCAGCAGGGTGCTCTGGGGGGGAGAGGCTCAGAGCCCGGTGCCGGgggggtccctggcctgttctgccCCAGAGCCGCTGCAcccgcctgcccccagcccagctgcacccacctgccccagacccagcacccacctgcccccagcccagctgcacgcacctgccccagacccggcacccgccagcccccagcccagctgcacccacctgccccagacccggcacccgccagccaccagccccttccctcccagcccagctgcacccacctgccccagacccGGCACCCgcctgcccccaaccccttccgtcccagcccagctgcacccgcctgcccccagcccctgcccagcacctgcccagcccccgcctgcccccagccccttccactcGCCTGTCCTTGGCTCtttccacccacctgcccccggcacggcccccaccagccaggcgtGGGACTGCAGCCCCCACTCACCACTTTCTGGGCCAGCTCGTCCCCCAGCAGCTGGTTCTGTTGGCTCTTCTCCTCCACCTCCTGGGCCTTCTGGTCATAGTTCAGCGCCAGCTCCTCCAGCGCCTGCAGCACCTCGCGCACCTCCTCCTTGGCCGAGTCGTTCTCCGCCTGCAGGCGGCTCAGCTCCCGCTGCACCCGCTCGCCGTCCCCCCGCGTGGACACCAgtagctggggggcagagccggtCAGGGGtcgccagcccccagccctcaccccccGCTGGGGCCGCCAGCCCactcacctcctcctgctccagcatCTGCTGCGACAGCTTCTCCATCAGCTGGCTCTGCTGGTTGATCTCGTCGTCCTGGAGCACACGAGCAGGGTCAGAGCCCCGGCACCCGCCACCGGCTGCGCCGCGCCGAGCTCGGAGCCCCCCGGCACCCGCCACCggagcccctccccccggcacccgCCACCAGCTGCGCCATGCCGAGCTTGGAGTCCCCCAGCACCCGCCACCGGCTGCGCCGCGCCGAgctcagagcccctccccccagcacccgccaCCGGCTGCGCCGCGCCGAGCtcggagcccctccccccagcacccgccaCCGGCTGCACAAAGCCCCTGAGCTAGGGCAGCGGAGGGGCTGGAAACATGAGGTGGGGGCTCTCTGGCCTGCAGTGGGTGGAGGAGGCCGGCCGGCGTggggcaggccccagaggtgtggggcagacCTTGTCATCCAGCTGCTTGTAGAGTTTGCGGATCTCCTCCTCGTACTTGCGCCGCTCCTCCTCGGAGATGCGGATGACGATGGAGGAGTTGTTGTCGTTGGGCTCCTCACACGGCTCAGGCGTTGGCTTCTCCTCCGCGCTCAGCCGCTCTGTCTCCGGCAcgtcctcccctgggggcaggggaaccccagGGCCGTCACAGGGACAGCCGGGAACTCAGCCCCGGAGAGCCAAGCCCCTTCTCCACCCGGCAGGGTGAACGCCGCTCTCCccacccggacgcctgggtccctcaGCCTGGCCTCACCGTTCCTCCAGCGGCTCAGCTCAGCCTCCAGCTTCCCGATTGTCTCCTTCAGCGTCTTGttcttctccttttccttctcGTACTTCTTCTTCCACTGCTCGGCCGTCAGCTCCAGGTTCACCGATGCCGTGTTCTTGATGGTCttggccctgggccggggggagacGGGGGCGGCTCACGAACCAGCCTCTCTGGGCCAGAGCCCCTCGGGGAGTCGGTCCCCTCCAGACTGCTTGGGCCCAGGACACCCTGGTGGTGGGAGCTGAGtgaccccagcccagctctgccctcccctgccccaggaagtGGGTGGCaccatgggggaggggacaggcccAGCGAGACCCCCGGGGCAGCGACCGCTCTGGTACCGTTGGCCGAACATGAGGGTGGATTTGGTCTCGGCATCATTGTAGCTGGAGGGCGAGCAGCAGATGAACATGGTTGTGCGGCAGTTCCCCCCCAGCGAGTCCTGCAGGATGCGCGTCATCTTGCTGTCGCGGTAGGGCACATAGGCCTTCTGCAAGGGGTGcgggagggcggtgggggggacGGACAGACAGGCGTCAGTCCTACCCCTGTCCACAGCCGTCCTCCGCCCCAATGCAGtgtatggggaaactgaggcacaccccAGCTTCAGACAACTGTTAGTGGAAAAACTCCCACTTGGGCTTTAGCAGAGAGCAGCCCTGGGCGCTGGGGGGCCAAGTGGGGGAACGCAGAGCTAGGGCGCCCCAGTGGCTGAGGCCCATCTGCCtgcagagggcaaggggaccTCGCAGGGTCCAGAGCTGAGCACCTGGcccaccagcagccagcagggccagggtgTCTCCCCCGGGGGCTGTTCACCCCAACTCGGAGGcacctgggggcaggtggggataactggggggggagggggccgaTGGGGAGCACCGGGGGGGGCCTCTCACCGTCCCCTCCGCCAGGGCCGAGATGACGTTGCCCAGGGCAGAGAGCGACTTGTTGATGTTCTTGGCCTCGTCCAGCACGGCCCCTTCGGCCCCCGTCTTGCTGACCTGCGGCAGAGCGGGCGGCGGtcacgggggcagggaggggctgtgctaCGTGCCAGCTtcacccctcccagggcccccaccctgctcacccctccccccgccccggcaccTTCTCGCTGCCAGCCAGGTCCACCAGGTAGAGCTTCCCGCTGAGCTTCTGCTCCGTCTCCATGTTCTCCTGCTTGATGTTGATCAGGAAAATGCTGTGGCTGCGGGAGCTGTGCTCATTCATGTCTGGGGGGAGACACAGCGGCTgggctgctgcttgcagagccccgcccccttcccgcACGGCTCCGCCCCCTGCCTGcacagctcctccccttcccacagagccccaccccctccttgcagagccccgcccccttcccgcacagcccctccccccctgcacagctccgccccctgcctgcacagctcctccccttcccacagagccccaccccctccttgcagagccccgcccccttcccacacagcccctccccccctgcacagctccgccccctgcctgcacagctcctccccttcccacacagccccaccccctcccccacacagccccacccccttccccacacagccccactccctccccacccaagcACAAAGGCCTGCCTGGGGCACCATCCCAAGTCAGCGGGACCCCACCCTTCAGACTGGTGGTGACCCTGGCactggccccctcccaccccgggcCGGCGCCCCCCGCTGCTCACTGGTGACGGCCACGTGCCGGTTGGATTTGCCTTCGTCGATCACATCCATGATCTCCTCTGGGCTGGAGACAAAGCGCTCGGTACAGCCctgcgggggagggcgggggtgtCAGCCTTAGGTGGAGGGTCCAggccccccagtccccacccccacaggggtcccctgtgctgctccccacaccccccgcctGTCCCTATGCAGCAGGAGACCCCGATCCGATCCCAGCCCCTGGatgctcccccacccaccttgaCGTAGGGCACCCGGTTCTTGTCCTCGTGCACTGACAGGTTGGTCTTGGTCACTGGGGAGAGAAAGGGCCAAGCTGGAACAAGGGAGGAGATCCCATGGGCCCCCCAGAAGAGCCCCCCACCCgctcccccagctcagctgctccagaagcagcaacagcagctgtctcggcaccctgcccccacccccgccccccacctgtgGTGTCTCTCACCAtccagcaggtcccggatttTGTCCAGGTAGATTTCAAAGTAAGACACCTGGGAGAAGAGGGGGGCGTAAGCACACAGCGGGGGGGAGCCTATAGCACCCCATAAACCTTCTTATCCTCTTCCACCCCAGAGACCCCACAGCAGCCCTCCCCCCGACCTGAGGCCCTCCTCAAATCCCCCCTTCATTCCCCCCAGCTCTGACTCCagggctgcaccccaccccctgtcaGCCCAATCCCAGTCACCCCCACATGGCTCTGACCCCcgagtcccccacccccacccccaaggcccGGCCCTGCTCGCCTTGATGTGGAACTCGAGGTTCTCATCCATGGCATAGATGTGGTTGAAGATGTCGCGGGCGATACGTGGGATAATACCCATCAGCTGGGGGTCATGCAGCTTCCCCTGGGGGCGAGGGCACAGCAGTGGGGCCGGCTCTCCCGGCGGGGGGCAGCTCCAGGTACCCCACAGCCCTCtcacccagcagcccagggaggccAAGGGGCCtcaagccctcccccagctccacatTCAAATggggggggtctttgcccatccccccacccccagctccccattccTGCGTGACGGCGGCCCAGGGAGGGGCCAGCGAAGGCCGGGGATCGGCCGGTTCGGTTT
This sequence is a window from Carettochelys insculpta isolate YL-2023 chromosome 29, ASM3395843v1, whole genome shotgun sequence. Protein-coding genes within it:
- the KIF5A gene encoding kinesin heavy chain isoform X1 translates to MAEPSTECSIKVLCRFRPLNQAEILRGDKFIPVFQGDDGVILGGKPYVFDRVFPPNTTQEQVYHACAMQIVKDVLAGYNGTIFAYGQTSSGKTHTMEGKLHDPQLMGIIPRIARDIFNHIYAMDENLEFHIKVSYFEIYLDKIRDLLDVTKTNLSVHEDKNRVPYVKGCTERFVSSPEEIMDVIDEGKSNRHVAVTNMNEHSSRSHSIFLINIKQENMETEQKLSGKLYLVDLAGSEKVSKTGAEGAVLDEAKNINKSLSALGNVISALAEGTKAYVPYRDSKMTRILQDSLGGNCRTTMFICCSPSSYNDAETKSTLMFGQRAKTIKNTASVNLELTAEQWKKKYEKEKEKNKTLKETIGKLEAELSRWRNGEDVPETERLSAEEKPTPEPCEEPNDNNSSIVIRISEEERRKYEEEIRKLYKQLDDKDDEINQQSQLMEKLSQQMLEQEELLVSTRGDGERVQRELSRLQAENDSAKEEVREVLQALEELALNYDQKAQEVEEKSQQNQLLGDELAQKVSTLLALESELQRLQELSARQRKRGAEVLNGLMKDLSEFSVIVGNGEIKLPVEISGAIEEEFTVARLYISKIKAEVKAVVKRCRQLEALQVECQRKMAVTSRELAACQLLISQHEAKIRSLTEYMQSVELKKRHLEESYDALSEELAKLQAQETVHEAAHKDKEQDLIQDAEEVKRALEVQLEGHREAQHKQLARLRDEINQKQKVIDELQDLNQKLQLELEQLRSAHEKLKSEEQEKSIKLQELTFLHERHEQSKQDLKGLEETVARELQTLHNLRKLFVQDVTTRVKKSAEMEPEDSGGVHSQKQKISFLENNLEQLTKVHKQLVRDNADLRCELPKLEKRLRATAERVKALEGALREAKEGAMKDKRRYQQEVDRIKEAVRYKNSAKRAHSAQIAKPVRPGHYPASPTNPYSARNSECISYTNSLFQNYPAAYGQGCAPDAYSSMSSSGGALGSYQKLNVDNGNATDINDNRSELPCSCQAEEQAKLFPFHQETAAS
- the KIF5A gene encoding kinesin heavy chain isoform X2, translated to MAEPSTECSIKVLCRFRPLNQAEILRGDKFIPVFQGDDGVILGGKPYVFDRVFPPNTTQEQVYHACAMQIVKDVLAGYNGTIFAYGQTSSGKTHTMEGKLHDPQLMGIIPRIARDIFNHIYAMDENLEFHIKVSYFEIYLDKIRDLLDVTKTNLSVHEDKNRVPYVKGCTERFVSSPEEIMDVIDEGKSNRHVAVTNMNEHSSRSHSIFLINIKQENMETEQKLSGKLYLVDLAGSEKVSKTGAEGAVLDEAKNINKSLSALGNVISALAEGTKAYVPYRDSKMTRILQDSLGGNCRTTMFICCSPSSYNDAETKSTLMFGQRAKTIKNTASVNLELTAEQWKKKYEKEKEKNKTLKETIGKLEAELSRWRNGEDVPETERLSAEEKPTPEPCEEPNDNNSSIVIRISEEERRKYEEEIRKLYKQLDDKDDEINQQSQLMEKLSQQMLEQEELLVSTRGDGERVQRELSRLQAENDSAKEEVREVLQALEELALNYDQKAQEVEEKSQQNQLLGDELAQKVSTLLALESELQRLQELSARQRKRGAEVLNGLMKDLSEFSVIVGNGEIKLPVEISGAIEEEFTVARLYISKIKAEVKAVVKRCRQLEALQVECQRKMAVTSRELAACQLLISQHEAKIRSLTEYMQSVELKKRHLEESYDALSEELAKLQAQETVHEAAHKDKEQDLIQDAEEVKRALEVQLEGHREAQHKQLARLRDEINQKQKVIDELQDLNQKLQLELEQLRSAHEKLKSEEQEKSIKLQELTFLHERHEQSKQDLKGLEETVARELQTLHNLRKLFVQDVTTRVKKSAEMEPEDSGGVHSQKQKISFLENNLEQLTKVHKQLVRDNADLRCELPKLEKRLRATAERVKALEGALREAKEGAMKDKRRYQQEVDRIKEAVRYKNSAKRAHSAQIAKPVRPGHYPASPTNPYSARNSECISYTNSLFQNYPAAYGQGCAPDAYFVNSSSSSMSSSGGALGSYQKLNVDNGNATDINDNRSELPCSCQAEEQAKLFPFHQETAAS